GCGAGAGCAGGTCATGGATCGGCGTCGCGCGCGTCAGATCGGTCGTGAGCCCGACGATGTCGGCACGCCATCCTTCACGGAGTTCACCGACCCGTTTGAACCCCGCCGCACGCGCGCCGTTGACCGTCGCCATCTCGAAGACGGTTCGGGCCGGGAGGCTCGTCGGGTCGAGCGCGTCGACCTTTCCAAGCAGGCTCGCCTGGCGCATCTCGGTGTAGGGGTCGAGCGTGTTGTTACACGGCGGGCCGTCATTGCCGAGCGCGACGTTAACTCCCCGGTCGACGTACTCCTCGACGGGTGCGATCCCGCTTGCCAGCTTCATGTTCGAGGAGGGACAGTGCACGACGTGGGTTCCGGTCTCTGCGAGGAGTTCCCGTTCGTGCTCGTTGGTGTGGACGCAGTGGGCGAGCACGCAGTCCGGCCCCGTGAGTCCGACCTCGTGGAGCCACTCGACGTTCTCCATGCCGGTCTCATCGCGGACCGCCGCACATTCGTCGCGGTTCTCGCTCGCGTGGACGTGAACTCGGACGCCGTACTCGTCGGCGAGGGCGCGCGCTCCACGGAGACAGTCCTCGGTGCAGGAGACCGCGAATCTGGGGGTGACGGCGTAGCGGATCCGACCGTCGTTCGCGCCGTCGTATCGCTCGATGAGACGCTCGCTCTTGGTGAGGGCGGCGTCGGTGTCCTCGCGCAGGCCCTCGGGAGCGTCCTTGTCCATCAGGACCTTCCCGAGCAGTCCTCGGATCCCGACCTCACGAGCGGCCTCGAACGCCCGGTCGGCATGTGAGACGGAGAGGTGGTCGATACAGGTCGTGACGCCGCTTTCGATCAGTTCGAGGTAGCCAAGCAGCGCCGCGACCTCCATCGCTTCGGGACCCATGCCGGCCTCCATCGGGAGGACGTGCTCGTAAAGCCACTCCAGCAGGGCGGTATCGTCGGCGATCCCCCGTCCGAGACTCTGGACCGAGTGGACGTGCGCGCCGACGAGCCCGGGCATCAACACGTCAAACGCTCGGTGTTCGTGCTCGGGATAGCGTTCGAGGAGGTCCCCACAGTCCCCGACGGCGACGATCCGCTCGTTCTCGACGACGACCGCACCCGATTCGATAACTGTCGACGCGTCGACGACGACAGTGCCGGAAAGTAACATACCGATTGGTCCGAGAGCCGT
The sequence above is a segment of the Halalkalicoccus subterraneus genome. Coding sequences within it:
- a CDS encoding 5'-deoxyadenosine deaminase, which gives rise to MLLSGTVVVDASTVIESGAVVVENERIVAVGDCGDLLERYPEHEHRAFDVLMPGLVGAHVHSVQSLGRGIADDTALLEWLYEHVLPMEAGMGPEAMEVAALLGYLELIESGVTTCIDHLSVSHADRAFEAAREVGIRGLLGKVLMDKDAPEGLREDTDAALTKSERLIERYDGANDGRIRYAVTPRFAVSCTEDCLRGARALADEYGVRVHVHASENRDECAAVRDETGMENVEWLHEVGLTGPDCVLAHCVHTNEHERELLAETGTHVVHCPSSNMKLASGIAPVEEYVDRGVNVALGNDGPPCNNTLDPYTEMRQASLLGKVDALDPTSLPARTVFEMATVNGARAAGFKRVGELREGWRADIVGLTTDLTRATPIHDLLSHLVFAAHGDDVRFTMVDGEVLYDDEATTVDAEAVRKRATELAKTVV